Proteins encoded within one genomic window of Synechococcus sp. PCC 7335:
- a CDS encoding peroxiredoxin: MSLDNKVPKVVFKTRVRDESVEGPNPYRWQDTTTEDIFAGKKVIVFSLPGAFTPTCSSNHLPRYEELYDEFKAQGVDDIYCISVNDAFVMFQWGKQQGASKVKLLPDGNGEFTRKMGMLVDKSNIGFGMRSWRYSMLVNDMTIEKIFSEPDMGDNCPTDPFEVSDADTMLAYLKGEDAPGVVEAIKEFVG; the protein is encoded by the coding sequence ATGAGTCTCGATAATAAAGTCCCCAAGGTTGTTTTCAAGACTCGCGTTCGCGATGAATCTGTAGAAGGTCCTAACCCTTACCGTTGGCAAGACACTACCACCGAAGATATTTTCGCTGGTAAAAAGGTTATTGTCTTTTCACTTCCTGGCGCATTTACACCTACGTGCTCATCTAATCACCTTCCTCGCTACGAAGAGCTGTATGACGAGTTCAAAGCACAAGGTGTCGATGATATTTACTGTATCTCGGTTAATGACGCTTTCGTGATGTTCCAATGGGGCAAACAGCAAGGAGCAAGTAAGGTCAAGCTACTGCCTGATGGCAACGGCGAGTTCACTCGCAAAATGGGTATGCTCGTCGATAAGTCTAATATTGGCTTCGGCATGCGCTCTTGGCGCTACTCCATGCTTGTTAATGACATGACTATTGAAAAGATTTTCAGTGAGCCCGATATGGGTGACAACTGCCCTACTGACCCCTTTGAAGTCTCTGACGCAGACACAATGCTTGCCTATCTGAAAGGAGAAGACGCACCCGGCGTGGTTGAAGCGATCAAAGAGTTTGTTGGTTAA